A window of Saccopteryx leptura isolate mSacLep1 chromosome 5, mSacLep1_pri_phased_curated, whole genome shotgun sequence contains these coding sequences:
- the R3HDML gene encoding peptidase inhibitor R3HDML yields MPLLPCTMGLAGLLFWAGRTGNALMPNATLVLAWTEGTALQPLSGLGVPHYWRKRHISARDMSALLDYHNHIRASVYPPAANMEYMIWDERLARSAEAWATQCIWGHGPSQLMRYVGQNLSIHSGRHRSVVDLVKSWSEEKRHYLFPAPEDCDPHCPWRCSGPVCSHYTQMVWASSNRLGCAIHTCGSISVWGSTWHQAVYLVCNYAVKGKSPLGFTGKETEAYRCDLPKVAQPAPYKMGRPCSACPPPPPPPQLPRQLQ; encoded by the exons ATGCCCCTGCTGCCCTGCACCATGGGCCTGGCAGGCCTGCTCTTCTGGGCAGGCCGGACAGGGAACGCCTTGATGCCCAATGCCACCCTAGTGCTGGCTTGGACTGAGGGCACAGCTTTGCAGCCCCTGAGTGGCCTGGGGGTGCCCCACTACTGGCGGAAGCGCCACATCTCCGCCCGGGACATGAGTGCCTTACTGGATTATCACAACCACATCAGGGCCAGCGTGTACCCACCAGCTGCCAACATGGAGTATATG ATCTGGGATGAGCGGCTGGCCAGGTCTGCCGAGGCCTGGGCCACCCAGTGCATCTGGGGCCACGGGCCCTCACAGCTGATGAGATACGTGGGCCAGAACCTCTCCATCCATTCTGGccg gcaccgCTCGGTGGTGGATCTCGTGAAGTCCTGGTCGGAGGAGAAGCGGCATTACCTGTTTCCAGCCCCAGAGGACTGTGACCCGCATTGCCCCTGGCGCTGCAGTGGCCCCGTGTGCTCCCACTACACCCAG ATGGTGTGGGCATCCTCCAACCGGCTGGGCTGTGCCATCCACACCTGTGGCAGCATCAGCGTCTGGGGCAGCACTTGGCACCAGGCGGTGTACTTGGTCTGCAACTACGCTGTTAA aggcAAGTCCCCTcttggcttcacaggcaaagaaactgaggcttacagatgtgacttgcccaaggtcgcaCAGCCG GCGCCGTACAAGATGGGGAGGCCGTGTtcagcctgcccccccccccccccccccccccagttaccaAGGCAGTTGCAGTAG
- the FITM2 gene encoding acyl-coenzyme A diphosphatase FITM2, translating to MAKRGSASAPLGWGPQWRACARREVAVPARAKGKTVAERAQGGGRWPTRSSMDHVERCAWFFRGTLVRVAVRRYLPWAMVTSMLAGSLLKELSPLPESYLSNKRNVLNMYFVKVAWAWTLSLLLPFIALTNYHLTGKAGLVLRRLSTLLVGTAIWYVCTAIFSSVEHYTGSCYQSPALEGIRKEQRSKQQCHREGGFWHGFDISGHSFLLTFCALMIVEEMAVLQELKTDRSQGLHTAITSLVVALGFLTFIWVWMFLCTAVYFHDLPQKVLGTLFGLLGWYGTYGFWYLKSFSPGLPPQSSSLNLKRDSYKK from the exons ATGGCCAAGAGGGGGAGCGCGAGCGCCCCTTTGGGGTGGGGCCCGCAGTGGCGCGCATGCGCCCGGAGGGAAGTGGCCGTGCCAGCCCGGGCTAAGGGCAAGACGGTGGCTGAGAGGGCACAAGGCGGCGGACGGTGGCCGACGAGGTCCAGCATGGATCATGTGGAGCGCTGCGCGTGGTTCTTCAGGGGGACGCTGGTGCGGGTGGCCGTGCGGCGCTACTTGCCCTGGGCGATGGTGACCTCCATGCTGGCGGGCTCCCTCCTCAAGGAGCTCTCCCCGCTGCCCGAGAGCTACCTTAGCAACAAGCGCAACGTCCTCAACAT GTACTTTGTCAAAGTGGCCTGGGCCTGGACCCTCAGTCTGCTCCTGCCTTTCATTGCCCTCACCAATTATCACCTGACAGGCAAGGCTGGCCTGGTCCTGCGGCGGCTGAGCACCCTGCTGGTGGGCACAGCCATCTGGTACGTGTGCACAGCCATCTTCTCCAGTGTGGAACACTACACGGGCAGCTGCTACCAGTCACCGGCCCTGGAGGGGATCAGAAAGGAGCAGCGGAGTAAGCAGCAGTGCCACAGGGAAGGAGGCTTTTGGCATGGCTTTGACATCTCGGGCCACTCCTTCCTGCTGACCTTCTGCGCCCTCATGATTGTGGAGGAGATGGCTGTGCTGCAGGAGCTGAAGACGGACCGAAGCCAGGGCCTCCACACCGCCATCACCTCCCTGGTCGTCGCCCTGGGCTTCCTGACCTTCATTTGGGTGTGGATGTTTCTGTGCACTGCCGTTTATTTCCACGACCTGCCCCAGAAAGTCCTGGGCACCCTGTTCGGGCTGCTGGGATGGTATGGGACCTATGGGTTTTGGTATCTGAAATCGTTTTCCCCTGGACTTCCTCCCCAGAGCTCTAGTTTGAATTTGAAGAGAGacagttataagaaataa